TCTTGTGCTGGGCCTGATCGAAGCATGGCGCCTGGGCGGCAAGCCCGCGCATCTGGACGCCGCACGCGCCATCGGCCGCCTCTGCCATGCCGCCTTCGTCGAGGGCGGGCTGGACATCACCACCTGCGGCAATCACTTCGGCATGTCGGCCACGGTGCTGCTGGATGGCGCGGCGGAACTGTTCCTGGTCACCGAAGATCCGCAGTGTCTCGAACTGGCCAGGCGCATCGTCGAACAGGCGGACCACAACCCGCCGCTGGCCCTGGTCCAGCGCCTGCTGGCGGGTGCGGACGCCTCCGAGATCGGCACCGGCAAGGCCTACCAGCTGCTGTGGAACGCCGCCGCGCTTGCCAAGCTGGCCCGCGCTACCGGCGATGCGACGCTGCTGCCTGCGCTGGAGCGGCTATGGGCCAATGTCCACGACCATCATCTGAGCCTGGGCGGCGGGCCGTGGGGCGGGGCAGGGCTGCGTTCGCGCGAGTGCTTCAACCCGCCGTTCGTGTTCGATCCGCAGGGGTATGTCGAGACCTGTTCCACCCTGGCCTGGCTGCAGTTCACCCGCGAGCTGCTGGCCTGGACCGGCCACGCGCGCTACGCCGATGCGATCGAGCGCACCGCGCTCAACGACCTGCTCGGCGCGATGGCGGCCGACGGCCAGGACTGGTGCTACTACAGCTTCGGCAACGGGCGCCGGACGCACACCACCTATTGGCGCTGCTGCAAGTCCAGTGGCGCGATGGCGATGGAAGAGCTGCCGATGCTGGCGTATGCGACCAGCGAGCGGGACGTGCGCGTCAATCTCTTCGTCCCGGGCGAGGTCGCCTTCGAAGACGGGCCCGCGCCCGGCCTGCGCATCGTCCAGCGAGGGCAGGGCGAGGTGCCGATGCAGGTCGGGCTGATGCTGGAGCCGGCTCAATCTTCGACCTTCGTGCTTGCCTTGCGACAGCCCGCGTGGAGTGCACCCATGCAGGTCCGCATCGACGGCGAACTCCAGGACGCGCGCGCCGACGACGATGGCTACGTGCGGCTGCAACGCCAGTGGCGGATCGGCACGCGCATCGAGATCGCTTTCAGCGCACGTCCGCAGCTGCAGCAGCGCAGCAACCGCAACGTGCAGGAGTCGCGTGCCCCCGACGGGTCGCCCGTGGCGCAGGAAGTGCTGCGCCACGATTACGTGGCCGTGTCCTGGGGACCTCTGGCCTATGCCACGGCCCTGGCCGAAGGCGACAGTCCCTCGCCCGACCTGCCGTTGTCCGAGGCGTTGCTCGAGATGCAGCTCGATCCGGCCGAGTCGCCAGGTGCGCAGATCACGCTGGCGCTGCCCGGAGGCACCAGACGCCTGACCCCCTTCTGGCGTGTGGGCGAGCGCCG
The window above is part of the Pseudoxanthomonas sp. X-1 genome. Proteins encoded here:
- a CDS encoding beta-L-arabinofuranosidase domain-containing protein; its protein translation is MSPVLRFPSPGQVRLGGVLGEAIEASRKGRLSHFIVDAHSPAIALFDPARAEDNHEGDWYGEHAGKWLIAAARAAARQEDDVLRARVLEVADHLAAIQRADGYLGTYAPERRFTVPQPPRPWSWDGAPALRTWDVWTHAYLVLGLIEAWRLGGKPAHLDAARAIGRLCHAAFVEGGLDITTCGNHFGMSATVLLDGAAELFLVTEDPQCLELARRIVEQADHNPPLALVQRLLAGADASEIGTGKAYQLLWNAAALAKLARATGDATLLPALERLWANVHDHHLSLGGGPWGGAGLRSRECFNPPFVFDPQGYVETCSTLAWLQFTRELLAWTGHARYADAIERTALNDLLGAMAADGQDWCYYSFGNGRRTHTTYWRCCKSSGAMAMEELPMLAYATSERDVRVNLFVPGEVAFEDGPAPGLRIVQRGQGEVPMQVGLMLEPAQSSTFVLALRQPAWSAPMQVRIDGELQDARADDDGYVRLQRQWRIGTRIEIAFSARPQLQQRSNRNVQESRAPDGSPVAQEVLRHDYVAVSWGPLAYATALAEGDSPSPDLPLSEALLEMQLDPAESPGAQITLALPGGTRRLTPFWRVGERRDGSWHATWFRLPLTAEDGTTSPTNCRSRT